A single Denticeps clupeoides chromosome 7, fDenClu1.1, whole genome shotgun sequence DNA region contains:
- the LOC114793366 gene encoding hemoglobin subunit beta-2-like: MVEWTEFERNTIQSVFSSLDYDVAGGKALARCLVVYPWTQRYFGSFGNLYNAAAIKSNPMVAAHGKVVLQGLDRAVKNMDNIKATYAELSVLHSEKLHVDPDNFKLLADCLTIVVAAQLGAAFTADVQAAIQKFLAVAVSSLCRQYH; encoded by the exons ATGGTTGAGTGGACCGAGTTCGAGCGCAACACCATCCAGAGCGTCTTCTCCAGCCTCGACTACGATGTCGCAGGTGGCAAAGCTCTGGCCAG GTGTCTGGTTGTGTATCCCTGGACTCAGCGCTACTTCGGCAGCTTCGGAAACTTGTACAACGCCGCCGCCATCAAGAGCAACCCCATGGTCGCCGCCCACGGCAAGGTGGTGCTTCAAGGGCTGGACAGGGCCGTGAAGAACATGGACAACATCAAGGCCACCTACGCGGAGCTGAGCGTGCTGCACTCCGAGAAGCTGCACGTGGATCCCGACAACTTCAAG CTGCTGGCCGACTGCCTCACCATCGTCGTCGCTGCCCAGTTGGGAGCTGCGTTCACTGCAGATGTGCAGGCCGCGATCCAGAAGTTCCTCGCCGTGGCCGTGTCCTCCCTCTGCAGGCAGTACCACTAG